The genomic interval GCAGGTGTGGGTCGCGGCGCTCGACGCGGGCGACGCGCTCGCCCGGCTCGCGAGCCGTGGGGGTGACGTGCGTCTGGTCGCCTCGCGTTCGGGCGGCCGTGCCGAGGTGCCGCTGCGCCTCGACGCCGGGTACGGCGACGTCGCGCTCGTCGCCGACGGCGAGACGCACGCGGTGCGCTACGACGGCGGTGGCCTCGACGGGCTGCTCGCCGCGGCGGGCCTCGAGGTCGACGACGACGACCTCGTCCAGGTGGTCGACCCCGCGCGGGTGGGTGTCGAGCGCGTCGGGAACGCGCCCGTCGCCGTCGTGGTGCGGCGCGTCGAGACGCGCGAGGTCGTCGAGACGACGCCGGTGCCGTTCGCCCGCGTCGAGCGGGACGACCCCGGCCGTTTCGCCGACCTGGGCCCGCGCGTGACGCGGGCGGGCGTGGAGGGAGAGGTCACGCGCGTGACGCGGGTGACGACGATCGACGGCGAGGTCGTCGCGGAGACGGTCGTGTCGGATGCGCGCACGCGTGAGCCGGTCGACGAGGTCGTGGCGGTGGGGACGCGCCGACGGCCGGCGCCCGCCCCGGTGCCCGCCGCGTCCGGGGCGGTCCCGGACAGCGTGTGGGTGGCGCTGGCGCAGTGCGAGTCGGGCGGTCGCCCGAACGCCGTCTCGGCGGGTGGACGGTTTCACGGTCTGTACCAGTTCTCGGTCGCGACCTGGCAGTCGGTGGGGGGCACGGGTCTGCCGTCCCAGGCCTCGCCGGCGGAGCAGCGCGCCCGTGCCGAGGCTCTTCAGGCGCGGTCGGGCTGGGGCAGTGGCCGGCGTGCTCGCGCCGTCTGGGCCTGCGCTGAGATCGATCTTCGACGGGTCAGATTCCGGACATCGCGGCCAGGAGGTCGGAAATCGGCGCCCGATGAGTTGGCGTCAGGTCACGAGCCGGTTACGGTCGCGGGAATGCTGTGTCCCAGCCCGCCCGGCCTCGACCCGGGCGGCACGACCGCGAGGAACCGTGTGACTGATCCGCAGAGACCCGACCTGACACCCGCCGACGACGTTCCCGGCCGCCCGAGCCGACGCCGTCGGCGCGTCATGATCGCCGCGGGCATCGCGACCGTCGCGTTCGCTGCCGGCGGCGCCGTCGGCGCCGTGGCCGACGCGCACAAGACCGTGACGCTCGACGTCGACGGGCACGTGACGCAGGTGACCACCTTCGCCGGATCCGTCGAAGGGCTGCTGCGCGGCGAGGGCGTGCGGGTCGGCGAGCGTGACGCCGTCACCCCCGCGACCGGCGCGCGGCTGCGCGACGGCGCGGACGTCGTCGTGCGGTACGGGCGTGAGGTGACGGTGCAGGCCGACGGGCGGCAGGCCACCACGTGGGTCACGGCGGTCGACGCCGACGACGCCCTGCGCCGCCTGCGCGACCGCGGCGGCGACGTGCGCCTGGTCGCGTCGCGTTCCGGAGACCGCCTCGCGCTGCCGCTGCGTCTCGCCGCGGACGGCGGGCCGGTCGCCGTCGTCGCCGACGGGCAGACCCGCGCGGTGCCGGACGGCGGTGAGGGTGTCGCGGCCGTGCTCGAGCGCGCGGGAGTGAGCGTCGACGCGGACGATCTGGTGAGCGTCGTCCCCGCGCACGACGTCGACGCCCAGGACCAGGCCGCGGTCGCGGTCTGGGTCCAGCGCGTCGAGACGACGGAGGTCTCCCAGGACACGCCCGTCCCGTTCCAGCGGGTCGAGCAGCAGGACTCGAAGCGTTACGCCGATCAGGCACCGAAGGTCGTGCAAGCGGGTGCGGACGGCGTGCTCACGCGCGTCGAGCGGGTCACGACGGTCGACGGCGAGGCCACCGAGCGCACGCTGGTCTCCCAGACGCAGACGCGTGCGCCGGTCGACGAGGTGGTCGCGGTCGGGACCAGGGAGCGACCCGCCCCCACGGCCCCGGTGGCTGCCCCCGCCGCAGGCACGGCACCCGCACCGGCGCCCGCTGCCGCGGTGACCGGTGACGTGTGGGCCGCGCTCGCGCAGTGCGAGTCGGGTGGGCGCGCGGACGCGGTCTCCGCGAACGGGCTCTATCACGGCCTGTACCAGTTCACGGTCTCGACGTGGCAGGCGGTGGGCGGCTCGGGCCTGCCCTCGCAGGCGTCGCCCGAGGAGCAGACGCAACGCGCGCAGGCGCTCCAGACGCGTTCCGGCTGGGGCCAGTGGCCCGCCTGCGCGCGCAAGCTCGGGCTTCTGTGAGGGCCCGCGCGGGCCCCGCGCGGCGCGTGGTGCACAGTCGGGTGACGCGTGGCGTTCGCCACGTTCGGCCCTCCCGGTTTGAGAATCCGATAACAACTCGGTTACGGTCGATTGTCTTGCATGCGAACGGGCATCCCCGGGTGTAGGCCGGCGGCGCTCCTGACGCCGAGCCCACACGCACGCAGACCGACCCGACTCTCGGGTCGCGACCGCCGGATCGGCCGGTCGAGACCGCACCGTGGCCCTGACCGGGGACACATGTGCGCCCTCACGGGCGTACGCCGCGGTGGCCCACAAGGCCCGTCGCTCGCCCGCCCGTGCCCGGAGAGCACGACGTCTGGACCTCCGTGAACACCACTGACCACGAGTCGACGGCAACGCCCACCGAACCGGCCGCCGACACCACCGCGACCACCACCGCGACCACCACCGACACCCCCGCCCGCCGTCGCAGCGCGCGCAGCCGCAGGCTGCCCCTCGTCGCGGGCCTCGTGACCGCCTCGCTCGCCGTCTCCGGCGGAGCCGTCGCCTATGCCGACGCCCACAAGAACGTCACCCTCGACGTCGACGGCCACCTCACCACGATCTCCACGTTCGCCGGCTCCGTGCAGGGCCTGCTCGACGCGCGCGGCGTGCGCGTCAACGAACGCGACCTCGTCAGCCCCGCCGCCGACCAGCCACTGACCGACGGTGCCGACGTCGTCGTGCGCTACGCCCGCGAGCTGACCATCCAGGCCGACGGGACGCAGACCACCACCTGGGTCACCGCGCTCGACGCCGGCGAGGCGCTCGCCGCGCTCGCCGCGCGCGGGAACGACGTCGCGCTCGTCGCCTCCCGTTCGGGCGAGCGAGCCAGCCTCGCGCTGCGTCTCGACGCCGACGGCCCCGTCGCGGTCGTCGCCGACGGCACGCCGACGGTCGTGCCCGAAGGCCGCAACGGCATCGACGCGGCGCTCGCCGCCGCCCACGTCACGCTCGGCGCGCAAGACACCGTGCGCGTCGTCGGCCTCGCGAACGCCGGCCTGAACGCGGCCGACCTCCAGACGGTCGCGGCGCGTGGCGCCGGCGTCGCCGTCGTCGTGCAGCGCGTCGTCACGCAGGACGTCACCACCGAGCACGCGGTGCCGTTCGAGACGCAGACCCAGGACGACGCCACGCTCTACCGTGACCAGACCAAGGTCGCCCAGCAGGGCCAGGACGGCGTGCGGACCGTCGTCGAGACCGTCGTGACGGTCGACGGCGCCGAGACCTCGCGCACCGTCAAGTCCGACGAGGTCACCACGCCGCCCGTCGCGAAGATCGTCGCGCAGGGCACCAAGGAACGGCCTCAGACCCCGCCGCCCGCCGCGGGCGCCGGTTCCACGGGTGCCGCCTCCGGGCCCGTCATGTCGGGTTCGCCGCGTGCCATCGGCCAGGAGCTCGCAGCCGCGCGCGGCTGGACGGGCGAGCAGTGGCAGTGCCTCGACTCGCTGTTCCAGAAGGAGTCGGGCTGGAACCCGTCGGCCGCCAACCCCTCCTCGGGGGCGTACGGCATCCCGCAGGCGCTGCCCGGGTCCAAGATGGGCTCGGTCGCGGCCGACTGGCGCACCAACCCCGCCACCCAGATCACCTGGGGCCTGGGCTACATCGCCGGCCGCTACGGGACGCCGTGCACGGCATGGGGCCACTCCCAGTCGACCGGCTGGTACTGAGCACCGCCCCGGCGAGCCCGCCGGGGACCCCTACTCGATAGGCTCACCTGCATGACGCAGCCCTCAAGCGCCCTGCTCGGTCCCGCGGAGATCCGCGACCTGGCAGGGCGCCTGGGCGTCCGCCCGACCAAGACGCTCGGCCAGAACTTCGTGCACGACGCCGGCACGGTCCGCAAGATCGTGCGCGCGGCAGGCCTGCGGCCCGGGCAGCGCGTCGTCGAGGTCGGCCCCGGCCTGGGGTCGCTGACGCTCGGGCTGCTCGAAGCCGGGGCGTCGGTCGTGGCCGTCGAGATCGACCCCGTGCTGGCCGGGCAGATCGAGGCCACCGTGCGGGCGCACCTGCCGGAGGCGTCCTTCGAGGTGGTGCTCGGCGACGCGCTCGACGTGACGGCGCTGCCGGGCGAGGCGCCGACGGCACTGGTCGCCAACCTGCCCTACAACGTCGCGGTGCCCGTGCTGCTGACCATGCTCGAACGGTTCCCGACGCTCGAGTCCGTCCTGGTCATGGTCCAGGCCGAGGTCGCCGACCGGATCGCGGCCGCACCCGGCTCGAAGATCTACGGCGTGCCCTCGGTCAAGGCCGCCTGGCACGCGCGCGCCTGGCGTTCGCTCACCGTGTCCCGCACCGTGTTCTGGCCGGTGCCCAACGTCGACTCGGCGCTGGTCGCGCTCGAGCGACGCGACCCGCCGCCGACGTCCGCGACGCGTGAACAGGTGTTCGCCGTCGTCGACGCCGCGTTCGCGCAGCGGCGCAAGACGCTCCGGGCCGCCCTGTCCGGCCTGTTCGGGTCCGGCCCCGCGGCCGAGGCGGCGTTGCGGGAGGCCGGCGTCGACCCGGGTGCCCGCGGCGAGACGCTCGACGTCGCACAGTTCGCACGCATCGCCGAGCGGTGGGCACGGCACGACGCGCTCGACGGTGTGCGGCCCGGCGCGCCCGCTGGCACGGTGGACGAGTGAACCGGCCCCGGGCGACGCCTCCGACGCGACTGACCGCAGCACCCCCGCCCACGGTGCGCGTGCGGGCGCCCGGCAAGGTCAACCTCTCGCTGCGCGTCGGACCGGTGCAGGACGACGGCTACCACCCGCTGGTCAGCGTGTTTCAGGCCGTCGCGCTGTTCGAGGAGGTCGCGGCCAGCCAGGTGCTGCCCGGTGCGGGCGTCTCCCTGACGGTCGACGGACCGCAGGCCCAGCTCGTCCCGACCGACTCGACCAACCTCGCGTGGCGTGCCGCGGTGCTGCTCGCCGAGCACGCGGGGATCGCGCCCGACGTCGCCCTGCGCGTGCGCAAGGGCGTGCCCGTGGCCGGGGGCATGGCGGGCGGGTCGGCCGACGCCGCGGCCGCGCTCGTGGCGTGCGACGCCCTCTGGGAGACGGGCCTGCCACGCACCGAGCTGATGGAACTGGCGTCGCGGCTCGGCTCCGACGTGCCGTTCTGCCTGCTCGGGCACACCGCCGTCGGGACGGGGCGCGGGCACCTGCTCACACCCGCGATGACGCGCGGCGAGTTCCACTGGGTGTTCGGCGCGTCCGAGCGGGGGCTGTCGACGCCTGCCGTGTTCGCGGCCTTCGACGACCTCACCCACGGCGCCGCGTCCCCCGTGGGCCTCGCGGACGACACCGCGCTCATGCAGGCGTTGCGCGCGGGCGACCCGACGGCGCTCGGCGCGGCGCTGCACAACGACCTCCAGGAGGCTGCGCTCTCCCTGCGCCCCGAGCTCGCCCGCACGCTCGAGATCGCGCACGAGACGGGCGCGCTGGGCGCGATCGTGTCGGGCTCGGGCCCCACGGTCGCGGCCCTCGCCCGCTCCCGCCAGCACGCCCTCGCGATCGCGGCCACGTGGACGGCGGAGGGCGCCGCCGACACGGTGTGGACCACGACGGGCCCGGCGCACGGAGCGCGCCACACCACCTGACGCGACCGCGGCGGGTGCCTAGCTCGCGCGGAGCCAGGCGAGCTGGGGGGCGAACCGGTAGGCCTGACCGCCCTCGTGGTCGTTGTACGGGTAGACGTCGATGCGCTTGCGCGGCGGTGCCGCCGCCGCGGCGCCCCAGGCGTTGTAGGCCGCGTAGACCGTCGACGGCGGGCACGTCACGTCCATGAGCGCCACCGAGAACAGGGCCGGCGCGGTCGCGTGCCGGGCGAGGTTGGCGCCGTCGAGGTAGGACAGCGTGCGCCACACGGTCGCCTCGGCGGCCGGGCCGCGACGCACCGACAGGTACTGGGTGATCTCGCCGTAGGGGCGTGAGTCGACGAGCCGCACGGCCCGGCGGAAGTGCGACAGGAACGGCACGTCGGGCATCGCGGCCGCGACGTCGTCGCCCGCCATCGCGAGCAGCGACGCGACGGCGACCGACCCGCCGCCGCCCTGGCTCACCCCCGTGACCGCGACCCGTGCCGGGTCGATGCCGGGGATCTGCCGGACGGCGTCGACGGCCCGCACGCCGTCGGTGTAGAAGCGGCGGTAGTAGTGGTCGTGCGGGTCGTCGATGCCCGCCGTCATGAAGCCGGCGACGCCGGCGCTGCGGCCCACCGGGTCGGGCGTCTCGCCGCCCGCGCCCCAGTGCCCGCCCTGCCCGCGCGTGTCCATGACCAGGTGCGCGACGCCCGCTGCCGCCCACCGCAGGTGCTCGTGCGGCAGCCCGCGCCCGCCGCCGTACCCGAGCATCTCGACGACGGCGGGCAGCGGCGCGTGCGCGGCCGGATCGTGCCGGGCGGGGCGCACGAGCCACGCCTTGACGGGGTGGCCGCCGAACCCCGCGAAGGTGACGTCGTCGACGACCACCTCGGTCAGGCCGGTCTCCACACGGACGACGACGGGGGCGTCGGCGGTCGCGCGCGCCTCGGCGACGGTCGCCGTCCAGAAGGGGACCAGGTCGTCGGGGCAGTCGACCGCGGGGGAGTACCGCTCAAGCTCGTCGAGCGGCAGGTCGTACTGGGCCATGGGCGTCCTCCCGGTGGTGCGTCGGCGCGATGCGGCACGACTGTATCGATTCGAGAGGCGGCCCGCCGTCACGCGACGTGGACGCGCCGCCGGGCGGGCAGGATGTGCCGCCGCGATCCGTACCCTGGTCGGGTGGCACATCTCCTCGGGGCGGAAGCCCTGCACCTGGAATACCCGACGCGCGTGGTGTTCGACGCGGTGACCCTCGGCATCGACGAGGGCGACCGCATCGGCATCGTCGGGCGCAACGGCGACGGCAAGTCGTCGCTGCTGGGCATGCTGGCGGGCAGCATCGCGCCCGACGGCGGCCGGGTGACCCGCCGCGGCGGGGTGCGGGTGGGCGTGCTCGACCAGGCGGACACGCTCGACGACGACGCCACCGTCGGGCACAGCGTCGTCGGCGACCGGGACGAGCACGAATGGGCAGGGGACGCGGCGGTGCGTGACGTCATCGCGGGCCTGGTGCCGGACCTGCCGTGGGACGCGCGCCTCGGGACGCTCTCGGGCGGTCAGCGGCGCCGGGTCGCGCTGGCCGCGCTGCTGGTCGGGGAGTGGGACGTCCTCATGCTCGACGAGCCCACCAACCACCTCGACGTCGAGGGCATCGCGTGGCTGGCCGCCCATCTGAAGACCAGGTGGGCCCGGAACCAGGGCGGGCTGCTGCTCGTCACGCACGACAGGTGGTTCCTCGACGAGGTCGCGACCGCCACCTGGGAGGTGCACGACAGGATCGTCGAGCCCTTCGAGGGCGGGTACGCCGCCTACGTGCTGCAACGCGTCGAACGCGACCGGCAGGCGGCCGCCGTCGAGGCCAAACGGCAGAACCTCATGCGCAAGGAGCTGGCGTGGCTGCGGCGCGGCGCGCCCGCGCGCACCTCCAAGCCCAAGTTCCGCATCGACGCGGCCAACGCGCTCATCGCCGACGTGCCGCCGCCGCGCGACTCGCTCCAGCTCTCACGGATGGCGGTGTCACGGCTCGGCAAGGACGTCGTCGACATCATCGACGCCTCGGTGTCGTTCGGCGACAAGGAGGTGCTGCGCGACGTCGAGTGGCGCATCGCACCGGGTGAGCGCACCGCGATCCTCGGAGGCAACGGCGCCGGCAAGTCGACCCTGCTGGGCCTCGTCGCGGGCACGCTCCAGCCCACGACGGGTCGCGTCAAGCGCGGCAAGACGGTGCGGCTCGGGGTGCTCGACCAGCGGTTCACCGAGCTGGAGGGCATCGCCGACGACCGCGTGCGCGAGGTCCTGGCACGCACCCGGACGACCTACGTCGTCGACGGCAAGGAGCTCACGCCCGCTCAGCTCCTCGAACGGCTCGGGTTCGCGCGCGAGCACCTCTCGGCGCGCGTAGGGGAGCTCTCGGGCGGTCAGAAGCGGCGGTTGCAGCTCCTGCTCGTGCTGCTCGCCGAGCCCAACGTGCTCATCCTCGACGAGCCGTCCAACGACGTCGACACCGACATGCTCGCCGCGATGGAGGACCTGCTCGACTCGTGGCCGGGCACGCTCATCGTCGTCTCGCACGACCGGTACCTGCTGGAGCGCGCGACCGACCAGCAGTACGCCATCGTGGGCGGGAGGCTGCGGCACCTGCCGGGCGGGGTCGACGAGTACCTGGCTCTCGCGCACGCGGCCGCCGCGCACGCTCAGGCGGCACCGGCCACCGCCACACAGGCGGAACCCTCCACCACGTCGGCACCCGCGACGGCCCCCTCGGCAGCCGACGTGCGGCAGGCCCGCAAGGACCTCGCGCGCATCGAGCGGCGCCTGGCACGCATCGCCGACGACGAGGCCGCGCTGCACGGCAAAATCGCCGCCGACCCCACCAACTTCGACGCCGTCGCCGAGCTCGACGCACGGCTGCGCGAGCTCGCCGCCGAGCGCGACGGGCTGGAGCTGGAGTGGCTGGAGGCGGCCGAGGTCGCGGGCTGAGGGGCCGAGGTCAGAACCAGCGGCCCAGCACCGCCGTCGACTGGTCCTCGTAGCCGAGCCGCTCGTAGAAGCCGAGCGCCTGCGCATTGGTGCCGCGCACCATGAGCTGCACCTTGCGGGCACCGGCCGCGCGCAGCCACGCCTCGCCCGCGGCGACCGCGGCGCGGCCGAGGCCCGCGCCCCGCAACGCGGGGGAGACGGCGACGTAGTAGAGCCAGCCGCGGTGACCGTCATGGCCCGCCATGACGGTGGCGACGACGGCGCCGTCCGCGCGCGCGGCCAGCACCGTCGAAGCGGGCCCCCGGCGCGCGTCGGCGACATCGAGCAGCGGGTCGTTCCACGGGCGGGTCAGCCCGCATTCCTGCCAGAGCGCGGCGACGCCAGGGACGTCGTCGTCGGTGATGTCGGTGAACGTGGCGGTCGTGGCGGGGGTGGTCACCCGGGCAGGCTAGCGCCCTTCGCACAGAACGTATCGGCCATGGTCGTCGCGCAGGCCGGCCGCAGCGTTCGAGGGCGCGCCCCCCACCGAGACACCCACCGCGGCCCGCTCAGGTCTCCAGGCGGCGGGTGAGGACGAGCCGGCTGCGCGTCGCCAGCCATGCTGCGGCGACCGCGAGCAGGGGCAGGCCCACCACCAGCGTGAGCAGCATCTCCCAGGGGAACGTCAACGCCCAGGTGAGCCTCGGCGTCGCCCACCGGTACCGCTCGTACAGGACGAACGCCGCCCCGAGGGGGTAGCCCGAGAGCACGCCGAGCATCGCGCCGATCCCGGCTACCGTGCCCGCCTGCGCCGCGACCACGCGCTTGCGGGTGCGCGGTGTGGCGCCGACGGCGGCGAGCGTCGCCAGGTCCGGACGGGACTCGGTGGCGGCCAGGGCCGCCGCGATCCAGGCCGCGGCGAGCGCGAGCAACGCGCCGGCGCCGACGATCAGCAGCGTGGTCAGCCAGTCGGGGGCGCCGTAGTCGACCGGGTCACCGCCGAGCGTGACGGTCACCTTGCTCGTGCCCCACTCGTCGGTGCCGAAGCCGTCGTCGAGGCGGGCCTGGAGGGTGTTCTGCTGGGCCTGCGTCAGGTCGGTGGACGCCGTGGCCACGAGCCCGCTCACCTGCGTCGGCAGACCGAGCCGTGACACGAGCGACGTCGGGATCACCGGCATGGCGGCTGCGACCGGGCCGCGCGCGTCGCCCACCTCCACGGCGGGCAGCGTCACGGTCCGCGTCAGGACCGGCGTCGGGGAGTCGACGTCCGGATCCCAGCCCTCGACGGCGAAGTGCGCCGTGCCGTCGTCGAACGCCTGGCCGGCGGGGACGACGACGCGTCCTGCTGCGAGCGCGGCCCGAGCGTGTCCGGCGAGGGGATCGCGAACGCCTCGACGAGGTCGCCGTCGTCGACGATCGGCCCCATGATGGCGGTTCCCGAGACGCTGAACTCGAGCCCCTCGCCCGGGGGCCGGAGGTGCGCGCTGGTCGTCACGCCGTCGTCGACGGTCTCGGCGAGCGTCGTGACGGGTCGCAGGTCGCCGACGTCCGGCAGGACGTCGTGCACGATGCCGGTGACCGTGGCGAGGTCCGCCGGGGTCGCCAGCGCCTTGCCGCTCGGATCGGCGAGAAGGAGCACGCCCGGGGCCGCGACGATCGCCTGCGAGCGGTAGTCGTGGTCCGACTGCGCGGTGGAGTAGACGAGACCTGCGCTCGCCCCCGCTGTCGCGACCAGCACCGCCGCGATCGCGGGGGACGTCCGCGACCGGTGCCGTGAGGCGTCGCGTAGCGCGAACCGCCAGCTCAGCGGCAGCCGCCCGGCCATGCGCCCGAGCAGAGCGACGATCCCGCCGCAGGCGAGCACCAGCCCGATCTCGCCGACGATCACTCCACCTATCAGTAGCAGCACCTGAGTCGTGATCCCGCCGACGACGGCGGCTGCGTACCCGGCAACGGCGAGCACCGTGCCGACGACGGCCGGCCACCGCCGCGCCGCGGTCTCGCCGCGCCGCCCGGCGAGCACGGCGACGACGTCGGCCTTCGAGGCGCCGCGTGCGGGCAGCCAGGCGCCGGCGGCCGCGAGCAGCACCCCGACGACGGCGATGCCGAGCACGATCGGCCACGGGACGGAGTAGAAGCGCAGCCCGCCGGGCACTGAGGACAGCGCGACGGCGGCACCGGCCAGGCCGATCGCGGTCCCGGCGAGAGCGCCGCCGACGCCGATGACGACGCCCGTGCCGAGCACGACGGCTCGCAGGGTGCGGGCCGTGCCGCCGTTGGCGGCGACGAGCGCGAGCGAGCGCGCCGAGCGGCGGGCGCCGACGGCGAACGCCGGGCCGACGAGCAGCACCGCTTCGAGCAGCGCGACGGCGATGACCGCGACGAACAGGCCCCACGTCTGCAGCAGGTCGCTCGCGCTCCTCGGCGGGGTGCCATCGAAGTACGGGACGGCGGAGTGCGGCGGCGGGTCCAGCACCACCTGGCGGCTGGTGACGACAAACCCGGCGTCGTTGAGGCGCAGCACGTCGTCCCAGGTCACAGGGGTGTCGCCGGACACGAACCAGAACGGGGACGTCACCGTCGGTCCCGTGGGCCCGCCCACCGTCGCGGGCGGGGTGATCGGCCCGGACGCCGGGTAGAGGACCGTGACCGAGCGCGGCTGCCGGGCCGCCAGGATGCCGGAGAGGGTGGCGGAGCCGAGGTCCGCGGGACCGTCGACCTGCCCCACCCGGCCGTTGAGCCGCGCACCGACCGTGTCGCCGACCTCCAGCCCGAGCTGGCGGGCGATGTCCGCGCCGAGCGCGACCTCGCCCGCCCCCGGCAGCGTGCCCTCGGCGAGCGGGAACGCGGCGGCGACCGACGGGTCACCGACGTCGATCTGGACGGCCGGCTGCCACA from Xylanimonas allomyrinae carries:
- a CDS encoding ubiquitin-like domain-containing protein — its product is MTANPGHPFSASPSQTPEPGLDTVEIPVSAVDALDETPACPRPATRSVARVRRRRRRRLGVVAGVTAVALTAGGLVFAEARKTVTLDVDGEVSTLTTFAGSVEGLLRAEGVELGEHDAVAPAAGARLREGAEVVVRIGRQVTLEVDGVPAQVWVAALDAGDALARLASRGGDVRLVASRSGGRAEVPLRLDAGYGDVALVADGETHAVRYDGGGLDGLLAAAGLEVDDDDLVQVVDPARVGVERVGNAPVAVVVRRVETREVVETTPVPFARVERDDPGRFADLGPRVTRAGVEGEVTRVTRVTTIDGEVVAETVVSDARTREPVDEVVAVGTRRRPAPAPVPAASGAVPDSVWVALAQCESGGRPNAVSAGGRFHGLYQFSVATWQSVGGTGLPSQASPAEQRARAEALQARSGWGSGRRARAVWACAEIDLRRVRFRTSRPGGRKSAPDELASGHEPVTVAGMLCPSPPGLDPGGTTARNRVTDPQRPDLTPADDVPGRPSRRRRRVMIAAGIATVAFAAGGAVGAVADAHKTVTLDVDGHVTQVTTFAGSVEGLLRGEGVRVGERDAVTPATGARLRDGADVVVRYGREVTVQADGRQATTWVTAVDADDALRRLRDRGGDVRLVASRSGDRLALPLRLAADGGPVAVVADGQTRAVPDGGEGVAAVLERAGVSVDADDLVSVVPAHDVDAQDQAAVAVWVQRVETTEVSQDTPVPFQRVEQQDSKRYADQAPKVVQAGADGVLTRVERVTTVDGEATERTLVSQTQTRAPVDEVVAVGTRERPAPTAPVAAPAAGTAPAPAPAAAVTGDVWAALAQCESGGRADAVSANGLYHGLYQFTVSTWQAVGGSGLPSQASPEEQTQRAQALQTRSGWGQWPACARKLGLL
- a CDS encoding G5 domain-containing protein, translating into MNTTDHESTATPTEPAADTTATTTATTTDTPARRRSARSRRLPLVAGLVTASLAVSGGAVAYADAHKNVTLDVDGHLTTISTFAGSVQGLLDARGVRVNERDLVSPAADQPLTDGADVVVRYARELTIQADGTQTTTWVTALDAGEALAALAARGNDVALVASRSGERASLALRLDADGPVAVVADGTPTVVPEGRNGIDAALAAAHVTLGAQDTVRVVGLANAGLNAADLQTVAARGAGVAVVVQRVVTQDVTTEHAVPFETQTQDDATLYRDQTKVAQQGQDGVRTVVETVVTVDGAETSRTVKSDEVTTPPVAKIVAQGTKERPQTPPPAAGAGSTGAASGPVMSGSPRAIGQELAAARGWTGEQWQCLDSLFQKESGWNPSAANPSSGAYGIPQALPGSKMGSVAADWRTNPATQITWGLGYIAGRYGTPCTAWGHSQSTGWY
- the rsmA gene encoding 16S rRNA (adenine(1518)-N(6)/adenine(1519)-N(6))-dimethyltransferase RsmA, whose product is MTQPSSALLGPAEIRDLAGRLGVRPTKTLGQNFVHDAGTVRKIVRAAGLRPGQRVVEVGPGLGSLTLGLLEAGASVVAVEIDPVLAGQIEATVRAHLPEASFEVVLGDALDVTALPGEAPTALVANLPYNVAVPVLLTMLERFPTLESVLVMVQAEVADRIAAAPGSKIYGVPSVKAAWHARAWRSLTVSRTVFWPVPNVDSALVALERRDPPPTSATREQVFAVVDAAFAQRRKTLRAALSGLFGSGPAAEAALREAGVDPGARGETLDVAQFARIAERWARHDALDGVRPGAPAGTVDE
- a CDS encoding 4-(cytidine 5'-diphospho)-2-C-methyl-D-erythritol kinase; translation: MNRPRATPPTRLTAAPPPTVRVRAPGKVNLSLRVGPVQDDGYHPLVSVFQAVALFEEVAASQVLPGAGVSLTVDGPQAQLVPTDSTNLAWRAAVLLAEHAGIAPDVALRVRKGVPVAGGMAGGSADAAAALVACDALWETGLPRTELMELASRLGSDVPFCLLGHTAVGTGRGHLLTPAMTRGEFHWVFGASERGLSTPAVFAAFDDLTHGAASPVGLADDTALMQALRAGDPTALGAALHNDLQEAALSLRPELARTLEIAHETGALGAIVSGSGPTVAALARSRQHALAIAATWTAEGAADTVWTTTGPAHGARHTT
- a CDS encoding acetylxylan esterase translates to MAQYDLPLDELERYSPAVDCPDDLVPFWTATVAEARATADAPVVVRVETGLTEVVVDDVTFAGFGGHPVKAWLVRPARHDPAAHAPLPAVVEMLGYGGGRGLPHEHLRWAAAGVAHLVMDTRGQGGHWGAGGETPDPVGRSAGVAGFMTAGIDDPHDHYYRRFYTDGVRAVDAVRQIPGIDPARVAVTGVSQGGGGSVAVASLLAMAGDDVAAAMPDVPFLSHFRRAVRLVDSRPYGEITQYLSVRRGPAAEATVWRTLSYLDGANLARHATAPALFSVALMDVTCPPSTVYAAYNAWGAAAAAPPRKRIDVYPYNDHEGGQAYRFAPQLAWLRAS
- a CDS encoding ABC-F family ATP-binding cassette domain-containing protein gives rise to the protein MAHLLGAEALHLEYPTRVVFDAVTLGIDEGDRIGIVGRNGDGKSSLLGMLAGSIAPDGGRVTRRGGVRVGVLDQADTLDDDATVGHSVVGDRDEHEWAGDAAVRDVIAGLVPDLPWDARLGTLSGGQRRRVALAALLVGEWDVLMLDEPTNHLDVEGIAWLAAHLKTRWARNQGGLLLVTHDRWFLDEVATATWEVHDRIVEPFEGGYAAYVLQRVERDRQAAAVEAKRQNLMRKELAWLRRGAPARTSKPKFRIDAANALIADVPPPRDSLQLSRMAVSRLGKDVVDIIDASVSFGDKEVLRDVEWRIAPGERTAILGGNGAGKSTLLGLVAGTLQPTTGRVKRGKTVRLGVLDQRFTELEGIADDRVREVLARTRTTYVVDGKELTPAQLLERLGFAREHLSARVGELSGGQKRRLQLLLVLLAEPNVLILDEPSNDVDTDMLAAMEDLLDSWPGTLIVVSHDRYLLERATDQQYAIVGGRLRHLPGGVDEYLALAHAAAAHAQAAPATATQAEPSTTSAPATAPSAADVRQARKDLARIERRLARIADDEAALHGKIAADPTNFDAVAELDARLRELAAERDGLELEWLEAAEVAG
- a CDS encoding GNAT family acetyltransferase; this translates as MTTPATTATFTDITDDDVPGVAALWQECGLTRPWNDPLLDVADARRGPASTVLAARADGAVVATVMAGHDGHRGWLYYVAVSPALRGAGLGRAAVAAGEAWLRAAGARKVQLMVRGTNAQALGFYERLGYEDQSTAVLGRWF
- a CDS encoding FtsX-like permease family protein, yielding MTLPAVEVGDARGPVAAAMPVIPTSLVSRLGLPTQVSGLVATASTDLTQAQQNTLQARLDDGFGTDEWGTSKVTVTLGGDPVDYGAPDWLTTLLIVGAGALLALAAAWIAAALAATESRPDLATLAAVGATPRTRKRVVAAQAGTVAGIGAMLGVLSGYPLGAAFVLYERYRWATPRLTWALTFPWEMLLTLVVGLPLLAVAAAWLATRSRLVLTRRLET